TTATGCAAAAAAATCTGCCTGCGTTGCCAAACGCGTCTAAGCGAATGTGCAACTTCAATTAAGttaaagggacagttcaccCCAAAAtcaaaaatacatatatttccTCTTACCTGCAGTGCTATTTATCCAGCCAGATTGTTTTGGTGTTAGCTGATGTCTGCCTTCTTTTAAATATAATCAAAGTATATTGGGCTTGTCTTGTGGCGCTCATACCACCAAAAAGAATATATTTGAAAAACTCACTAGAATGTCTCTTTCAAAGCATCCAGGACCCCATTACTCAAGTGACTCCACAGACGTAGCAGTGAGTAGTCTCATGTAGGAACTATTTTCTTTCTACCACACTGCGCCCATCAACACCCACCAGCATCCGCCATGAGCCTCTCGTCCATGAGTGGATGCTCACTTACTTTTGTGCGGAGATACGGTTTTTGGGTTACACTGGACAATTACAAACATCCATTGCAGTGGAAACTAACGGGGAGGGGGCAGGTATGGGgttgggggatgagggggggggggggggttggggtggaaaagaagaaaaaggttTCCTTTTGCTAGTTTAAAGGTCATTCAGCCCCTGGCAAAAAGAGGGTAATGCTCCAAATATTGACATTCAGCAGTCAATTCTGGTGTAGGTGCATCGAGCTAAGTCAGAGAACACTAATGAAATACTTAGAATGTGATCTGTGTAGTAATGATAGAATTCATTTGGTCAATGTTCTTGCAAAATGCACATTCACAGGTGAACTTGCATTGCACTTGACTGTGTATCCGGATTGGCTGGGACTTCAATCCCTAAAAAGATCATCCAGGTCTGGATCGAAGTCAATCAACATATTCTGTTCACAAGACAACTACCTGCCTAGTCAGTGTATTGCTAGGTCGTTTCAGCTCCATTTCCAAGACAGAGCGATCTATGCGCACACAAATACCCTCTTGCAGGCAGGGTAATTATCTGACTAGGTTCTGAACATGTTTTCATTTGGccagagagccactgtttatTTCACACATACTAGTGTTGAGACACATTGGATGGATAGCCTTTGCCACATTCAAATAGAGCCTCTGCTTGTTTGGTAAGCAGTAGGATTCAAGGAAGGCAACACTGAGTAGAATATCAAGTCTACTGAGAAAGCAGACCACATGACCAGCACACGTCGTGTGACACAAGACTGCCACCTCATGGAGACTTGAGGTCCAAAAGAGGGAAATAACCCAAGGTTAGCATCATTTCACTTCTACTTGAAGCCCTGTCCCTGCGCTAAGGAGAAGAACTTGGACTCTCAGGAGGAAATACCAGGTAGGGCACAGATTGAAGTGGATCACAGGAACAGAGTATATGGATAAAGGAGCTAGGGAAAGGATGCCACTTAAAGGGACAGTTCCCCCCCAAATACTTCTTACCGGAAGTGCTATTTATCCACCTATATTGGTTTGTTGGGAGTTACCAAGTTGCTAAGAGTTGCTCTATCAGTCATAGTGATATCTGACTTCTCTAAAATGTAATGGAACTAGATTGTGCTAGTCTTGTGGTGCTCAACATGCCCAAAAATTTATTTGAAAACTCAACAGCAATGTCTATTTCCAGAATTTACAACCTGGTTAGGCAATTCAAGATAATCTACAGACCTTGTTGTGAGGAGTATCATGTAGGAATTATTATACCGAATTACACCCACCATCCATATTACTCCGCAGAAGGAAGCATGCATCTTCTGATGGACAATAGTTTTTTGTTCTGCACAGTGATACAGTTGGCGAGTGCAGTTTGGTAGAAAGAAAATAGTTCCTACTTGAAACTGCTCACCCAACATCAAGGTCTGTGGATTATCTTGAGTATCAGGTCATGATATCTGGAAAGAGACATTTTCATGTAGTTTTTGGGCGCTTTGAGCATCACAAGACTAGCCCAATCTACGTTCTGTGCCTTTCTGTACACACCCTGGATGTGCccaaaaacaacataaaaacaAATAGAAACATGGACAGTTTGGACACTCATAACACAATTTAACAATTCAGGGgataacaaatacatttgaatgtatGAGTTATGTTGTGAAATTATTACATTGTCCTAATATTGTGCCCCACCATATTTGTAAACGCTCTTCCCCCACCTTATAACCTTGGTTCAAAAATACAAGAAAGGCCATTCATTTTACAATCTTtaacaaactctcacacaggGCTGTAATACAGATTATTGATTCAGGTACTACTGCCATTAATGCACAGTTCCTTCATCTCAGCTTTGCAGCACAATGGCATCATCGCTGTATATGTGTAGCTATTGGGGACTCTGTATCTGTCACAGTCCATATGTTTGCCAATTCATCATTTGTGTGATAGCATCATTTCAGTTCattatttgtaatttgttttcGCAGAGCACTGATGGAGATGTCAGGAGCTTCGACTTGGCACTGAGTATAGCACTGGACATACTATGGCTCAGAATCTTGACCTTTTCATAGCTTTATAACCATGTCAAGTGTTAGGAGTGTATCTCACATCCCAGTGAATCACAACCTATAAATGTCTGTCTTATATACATTATCTTTATTTGAGAGCATTTCTTTTTCATATTTTAAACTTTTAAACATTTAAGGTTGCCTTCTGTACTACAGAGCACTGCGCAGAGCAAACAACACACATACTTTGATGCATGATATGCTTTGTACATTGCTTGCTGTACTTTCCACAGATATGTATGCAGTTTGATTCCCAGAATGTAAACAGTGCATACAGAGGAAGAAGCCAAACAAATAACTGAAAGAACTCTCTGTAGACGTTTTACAGATTACACAGCCCAGACCAATACATTGTGGCAAACAAGCAACTGTGTAGCATCCAGGAAAatcataaaatatattttagtttATTTATAGTATGTCTGTTTCTGAATCTTCAGAACTTCACACATTTATAAACTATTTAATCCTACATTTTTACTACAGGGAAAAGTATTAAACATTCTACCACTTTCCCAGAAGCATATATTGTACCCGGAATGACCTGATGTTATGTCCTTCTAAAACATTTATTATTCTACTCACAGACTCAGTAGTGGTCTAGTGGAGATTACAttcttctgctaaatgaagatTTTTCCACAGGGTTTGGTAATTAATCATCGTTGGGCTGCTACTCTACCCACAAGCCAGTGGGGTCTGTTAAAATATCGCCCAATCGGGGAAAACGTCTGGACATTTTGGTAATTACACTTTTTCAAGTGCAAAGTAATTGAACGGTGGTTGACAAATTGTGAAGAGCGATGTTCTTTTGACAAGGTTCATGTGAGAAAGTTTGTTTGAAAGCGGACATTTTGCAGTTAACTAGAATCTCTCATTTCACATTGTTTGAGGATGTGGTCATTTTTACAATTAAGCCTAAATGctaaaatatcagttttaaaactTTCATAGCCCAGATTCTCAGTTAAATTTGAACAAATTAAACATAGCCTATAGGTATTTGCGTGATGCAATTATGACTTGGGCCAAACAACTTGTACATCCGAAGTGATATTGCAGAAGGACATGGATAATTAAAAGTTATTTAGACCCAAACAGGGACCTCACAAAGTCAGAAAATCATAAGATTTAACTGCTTTAAGTTAATTCCAACATGCAGCTTTGGAAGAATTAAGCACAAAAGTTGAGGGAAAAACCTCTAACTGGAAATGAAATAACTTGCTCATTAAGCATGCAGATATATGCACATTGTAATTAATTTTCCATTAAGTCATGATTGATGTCCCTTTGCTTTTTGAAGCAGACATCAAGCTCTAATTACCCCCGGCATTGCACTTGGATAGCTGTTCCATTATAGTTTACACATGCTAATTTAGCCGAATGCCACCAGTTTGGTGAATATCAACACGGAATGAGTTAATGGAAATTGGTCCTGTTGTACattaaggagagaaggaaagggaagtTGTTCATAAATAGTTGTCCTTTGGTAAGTCACGCATGCTGCCTGCTGTTCTTTACAGGGTATGACAACGTCATAGAGTTTACGTTGAAAGACAATTGCTTGAAAAACAAGATTTAATAGGTTCTACAAAGTAGGAATATGAGGGACCATTCAAATGATTTATAATTGATCAATGTCACTTGCTTGCCAGAGTTTTTGACTTGTACATTTCTTTTGTTTGATGTagtaaaacaaatatttattCTTGACATAAATCAAGTCTTCATTTCAATTACATATTTATCTTAAGTACGAAAACAAAACACTTTACAaagtatatttattattgtgtcAACTtacaaaatcaaaacaatgaCAAGTTACACAAAATAAGCCAGAATGCTAACCTGGGTGCCTGTCTCTAGCTTTGACCCTTGTCTTGACTCTTGAATGGCCCAACCACACATAGCTACTGGGATTACAGTATGTTTTCCCTTGGGTTTGTTCCACAGCTACATGACTGAAGTCTGTGTGGTGCTCTTCATTGATGACGGTTTTCCAGAAGTCctttgtctgactgtctgtctagtATGTGAAAATGTGCTGCTAGGTTACATAATTTCAGCATCAAGTTACAAAACCTACTCTCGATATAAAACTGAGGTTCTCTGCCTTAACTCCTTTCAGGCTCACGCCATCTTGCCATATAATGCCTGTCTTAACAGGACTGCGAGGTCACGCCTCACATCTTCTTCATGCGTTTCCTGGTCCTCTGGTTGAACACGGGTGAGGCGCTCATGAGGGAGTCGGGAGAGTGTGAGCCATAGCTGGCATCAGAACCCCCACCAGGGGATGGGGCCATTCCTCCCCCGGACTCACTCATGGTGGACATGGGCCCCCCTTCCTCAAAGACATCACTACCTAGGAccccgtggtggtggtggcctgACCCCTGTCCCTCCTCGCCATCCTGGGGCTCCATCTTCACCTGCGGCCACAAGGGGGAGCTGTTTGCTCCGCCTCCACCTGCATAAACGTTTGCGTGTgacagaggaaaaggagagagaaaaaaatttgAGATGACGTCAGCACATTAATAGCCATGAGTAGCAGTAAGTTATTTTACCTGAGATGTGCGGTGAATGTTCCCCTTCGAGACCCCCGGCCAGTCTTTCTCCATGGGCTCCCAGTACCCCTATAGGCAGGGACTGGTCTCCGGAGGCCAGGTCCGCCTCGGGCTCTTCGCTGACAGGGAAGGAGATGTCGCTCAAGGGCTCCTCTTTGATCCGGGGAGGCTTGGAGTCCTCCAGGGCCTTCTCTGGGTTTACCAGTCTTTCATACTCATCTGACATCTCCTTACTCATCTGGGAACAGTGCATTTTTGCAGGACTGTTATTTGTTTCATGATTGTGTATGACTAAGAGCTTCATCTTTCCTCTTGACGTTTCCATTACTGCGTCTAGACTTAAATATAGAAATATGtctatacattgtgaaaaccatcCCAGTTACTTAGTTTGACGCCAGAAAGGGGATCGTTTCAATTCAAACTACTTCACATCAAATACATTGTACAACCGTTAACCTAAACCTAGCGACTTGAACAAAAGATCCTCACCTGGAGCATGTAGCTGTGGTAATCCTTGATGCGCACTTGCCAGAAGCGCTGCAGAGCCAACACGCTTCCAATGCCCATCTCGTGGAACACCTGCTCCACCACGTCGGGGAAGGGGCTGGTTCCCAGGCGAGCTTCACGGTCCACGGCCACCCGGAGCAGCCGGCTGAGTTTCAGGTAGTGCTCATGGGCCAGGTCAGTAAGGGTCTCAAGCACACTTTCCTGGGCTGAATCGAAGCCGGCGTGGGCTAGCACAGTGGCTACGGACTGGTACAAGAGTTGCCGGCACGAGGGCCAGCTCAACTCGGTAACGGGCTCGCCTTTGCCCCTGAtgggatggagcaggaggaggatagACATATTAAGAGGAAGGGAGTGGGAGTAAATATAGGATATTACTTGCATAGAATTTGCCAGACTAAGCCAAGGTGTGatcatggtaacacatgctttCCATTGCACCTgtgtcacacagacactgaaTTAACGGTCTAACTGGTACATGACAACGGCTTCACTCAAGGTGACGTGAATGCATAATAATATGATTGTGGTTATTGAAAAGGCTGACACTCAATTGAATTGATAAAGCCTAATCTTACTTGTAGAATTCGCTCTCTGGGTCACTGTGGCGCAGCTGAAACGGATGCCGAGGAGCTTTGCTGTCCAGGGGCAGCAGGTCATCTGGAACAGCTGGTGGTGTGGGTGGGCTCATTGGTAGGGCATCCATCTCCTCCAGCCTGTTTCCACTACCTTCTGAGGGGGTCAAGCTCTGACCCGGGGTTTGAGCCGTGGTCAGTAGGGCACGGAGGCGTCGAACATGCTGGCACAGCTGAACGGTGTGGATTGTGAGGCTGCAGGGCTCAGAGGGAATGTCCAACATTGTGGTGGGTCGGGGACGTTGAGCTGAAGGCTGGTGCAAAGGTGGATCTTGCATTTCTACGGAGCGAAACTCGCGCTGGAGTAGGTCGAACGAGCTGCGACTCGGAGGAGCTCCCGCCGGTCCAGGAATCTCGCCCCAGTAACGCATCATTCTGGTGTTTTCCGAGCTGAGGTTAAGACTGAATGAAGcagatttacattacattatagtTCTAACAGTTAACaagtattttggtggtcaggGTCAAGGGACGGTATATATTTAGGCTAATAGCCACATCGCACATCTGACATAATGATCAGAAGATAAATGAGCACTTACATTCTGTCGTTTAAACACCGAGGGGGGGGAAGCAAGCCCTCCCATCACATCACACAACCCACACTAGCTTGGCTACGAATTGTTAGTTTTTTGTTTGCGAATAAGGAAGCCTGACGTTTACCACCATTACAATTTCACGTACAGTTTAGAGATTAATACAATTTACAGGGATGCTTAGACAGTGTACGCTTACAATATTTGCAGAGAAGATTGTTGTAATCCAAACAACTTCAGCGAAGAGCTGTCCGTTCCTCTAAATAAACCGGGGGAGCTCAATTATATTTGTTCCACaatcatttaagtaattttaaaAAAGCATTTATAAACGTTTTGGCATAAATATACAGTTAAATGTACATACATTTCCTTAAAAATAGTATATACTGAATTTTTATATTTAAGGGTAAAATTCTCAACCACATATAATATCTTGTTGGTCTGGTGGGAAGGATTTGATTGCCGTACCAAACATACGTCGGCCAGAAGCCTACTTCACGCTTTCGATAGTTTAAAAGAAATACAGAAGGCGGTATGGACACTGAATTGGACACAGTAGCAGCTGTTAGTATAGAAAACGAGAATGAAAACAATGATAAAGAAGATGAAACTAATAACGCCCAAGAGCCAGATGACCCTTTCAAGAAACCAGCTCTTTTTGCAGCACCTTCCCTTCTTATCAAACGTGGTGCTTTTGCGTCAAATACAGCAGGAAAGCCCACTCACGAGCCAAGCACCAGCGAAAAGGCACAACTCTCAGCCACAGATGAATTACATTCAAATGACCAAACAGCTAAATTAAACGAGACGAGTTTGCCCACGCCGAGCAGCGACCAAAAGACGCCCGAAAACGCTGACTTCGAAGACAAACATGAAGACAAAGAGAAAACCCATGTTGCACCTGTTAAACCAAGACACGATCTCAAAGCTAGATTACCTAAAGCACCGCCGGCTGGCAAATTTAAACCTCATCCTCCTATACCGTACACAGAACCCCCATGGGGTGGAGTAGCCCCAGATAACTCGTATTCCTTGGAAATCCTCAAAAACGGCGCCATAGTTGACGCCATCCCCCTTACTCAAAATTGTTATTTCGTGGTCGGACGACTACCCGTGTGTGATATTTCCTTGGAACACCCGTCCATCTCCAGATACCATGCGGTCATACAGTATCGTGGGCGCTCAGGTGACGACGAGGAggtgggagaagagaagggattCTACGTTTATGACTTGGGCAGCACGCATGGAACTGTTGTAAACAAAAACAAGGTACCACCGAAGACTTACATCAGGGTACGTGTTGGACACGTCTTAAAATTCGGAGGAAGCACAAGACTTTTCATCCTACAGGTAAATATAACATTAAATATAACCAGGAAATGTGTATAACCGTTCTGTGCAAATGTCCCCTTTGAATTGGTCAAATTTCTACAAGAACAAAGAAATCCTCAACTGTCATTATCTGTAGTCCTGACGGGTTTGGCTGTGCCTGTTGTCTGCAGGGTCCAGACTTTGATGAGGAGGCAGAGTCAGAACTGACAGTGACCGAGTTGCGTGAGCGAGCTAGGAAGCAGCGTGAGATCCTGGAGAAGAGAATGCTCGAGGGTGACTTGGACGACTCTGATGAAGAGatggaagagggggaagagaaaggagacaggTCCCGGGCAAAGCTGTCCGGCAAGGATGACTCTGGCTGCTCCTGGGGAATGGGTGAGCCTGAGATGTACACTTACCAGAATCCCCAGTGATCAGGGACTGAACATCACATGTCCTTGTGGTGGGTGAACGTATTTGGTGGAGCGGCTGCTCTCATCATGATGTCTCAATTCCCATTCTTGATCTCGTATCGATCCAGCTGAGGAGGCGGCTCCTGAGGAAGACGAGAGCGAGGAGAACCCGTTTGCCACAGAGTtccaggaggaccaggaggcGGCCTACCTGAAGGACCCCAAGAAGGCCCTACAGGGCTTCTACGACAGAGAAGGTCAGGCTCCATATGCAGAGAAGCAATGTTTTCCCATAGCAGTCCCCAACACACCAGGCACAGGCTAATGTTGATGGAGCTTAGTTGAAGCCAAACAAAGGGGTAGGGGGGTgagactgggaggggggggggggttagtcctaaactgaagggtcaatttGTGTGTGCCGCAGGAGAAGAGCTAGAGTTTGAATATGAGGATAAAAATCATGGTACCTGGCTCTGTCGAGTAAGGTAAGTACATTTA
The Osmerus mordax isolate fOsmMor3 chromosome 9, fOsmMor3.pri, whole genome shotgun sequence genome window above contains:
- the supt7l gene encoding STAGA complex 65 subunit gamma, which codes for MMRYWGEIPGPAGAPPSRSSFDLLQREFRSVEMQDPPLHQPSAQRPRPTTMLDIPSEPCSLTIHTVQLCQHVRRLRALLTTAQTPGQSLTPSEGSGNRLEEMDALPMSPPTPPAVPDDLLPLDSKAPRHPFQLRHSDPESEFYKGKGEPVTELSWPSCRQLLYQSVATVLAHAGFDSAQESVLETLTDLAHEHYLKLSRLLRVAVDREARLGTSPFPDVVEQVFHEMGIGSVLALQRFWQVRIKDYHSYMLQMSKEMSDEYERLVNPEKALEDSKPPRIKEEPLSDISFPVSEEPEADLASGDQSLPIGVLGAHGERLAGGLEGEHSPHISGGGGANSSPLWPQVKMEPQDGEEGQGSGHHHHGVLGSDVFEEGGPMSTMSESGGGMAPSPGGGSDASYGSHSPDSLMSASPVFNQRTRKRMKKM
- the slc4a1ap gene encoding kanadaptin codes for the protein MDTELDTVAAVSIENENENNDKEDETNNAQEPDDPFKKPALFAAPSLLIKRGAFASNTAGKPTHEPSTSEKAQLSATDELHSNDQTAKLNETSLPTPSSDQKTPENADFEDKHEDKEKTHVAPVKPRHDLKARLPKAPPAGKFKPHPPIPYTEPPWGGVAPDNSYSLEILKNGAIVDAIPLTQNCYFVVGRLPVCDISLEHPSISRYHAVIQYRGRSGDDEEVGEEKGFYVYDLGSTHGTVVNKNKVPPKTYIRVRVGHVLKFGGSTRLFILQGPDFDEEAESELTVTELRERARKQREILEKRMLEGDLDDSDEEMEEGEEKGDRSRAKLSGKDDSGCSWGMAEEAAPEEDESEENPFATEFQEDQEAAYLKDPKKALQGFYDREGEELEFEYEDKNHGTWLCRVRLPVDDAMGKQLVAEVTHTGKKKEAAILCSLEACRTLEARGLLRQEAVSRKRKKKNWEDEDYYDSDDDTFLDRTGAVEKKRQERMKKAGKIEERPDTYESLVAKLAGVEKELAETQNKLSSAGRDGSHASSEDSLDAFMSEVRKEAAMDAVERRKLHVHVADLRKEAQRVRRLVELTRPAQLPSLQPSLEGGSSEPQKPKKSLPLFGAMKGGSKFKLKTGTIGKLPPKRPNLPPELFNMKSLPSGAEEEEEEEEEEEGKREEKENDNKGMADVPDVQSGPQQPGQTTSPEGSRQHSEEPTQSPKPRGRGPPQRTHVEETTETVDQALVRNVKTTQPSPEGGEEETVAKPGPKKVGKKKAFGPSRAPDTLSAQYPEDDPDYCVWVPPEGQSGDGRTHLNEKFGY